Sequence from the Methanothermobacter sp. genome:
TGACGTTGGTTGGGGTGACAACCGCGCACCTGAACCCATACTCAATGGCCTCCCTGCAAAGTTTTTCGATATCAGCAACAGTTGCATCTGCCCTTACATTTGTATGGTCTATGAGTGATGCAAGTTCCTCTGCTGTTTCAACCTTCATTTTAATCCTCCTGAAGCTTTTTTGACATGTAGGGGCCCTCTCTTCTGTAGCCAAATTTGCTGTAGTATTCACGGGCCCCTATCCCGCTTGTGACCATAATTTTCTCCATCCCCCCATCAGATGCTATTGTCTCTGCACGGCTCAGTAACTCCTCACCGTAGCCCCTGTGCTGTCCAACGGTATCGCGACGCTCACCTATGGGTATCATTGAACCGTATACATGGAGTTCCCTTACAAGGGCGGTTTTATCATCTATTTCAGGTCGGTGGGCATTTTCTGATGGGAACCTGAGCCTCAGGAATCCTATGAGGACATCATTTTCAGGGTCCTCTGCTGAGATGAAGAACTCCCTGCCGCCTGTGGCATCGTACTCCTCGACTATCACTGTAACTGCATCCTCATTGACACTCACACCCCTGCGGCTCATATGACCCACCTCCCGGCACCTTATGCATCTGCAGCGGATGCCCTCCTCCTCCAGGCGCCTGTAGACCAGTTCACCCAGGTTGGACTTTCTGACACCATCAACTATAAGCTGGGAGGGTATATCCCTCTGTATCCTCATGGTCCTCACCCAGGGGGGCATCATCTTCTTTATCTCGACGATTAGATCAACGGCCTCCTCTGTGGAGTATGGTTTATAGAGTCCCCTCTCCCAGAGATTGTAGAGTTCGCTGCCCCTGGTAACAAGGCAGGGGTATATCTTCAGCATGTCAGGTCTGAAGGATGGGTCCTGGAATATCCTCCTGAATATCCTGAGGTCCCGGTCAAAGTCCGAGAAGAGGCCTGGCATGAGGTGCATCGCAACCTTTATCCCCGAGTCCCTGAGTATCCTGTTGGACTCTATAACGTCCCCTATGCTGTGGCCCCTCCGGATACGCTGGTAGATGTAGTTGTAGATGGTCTGCACACCCAGCTCAACCCTGGTAACCCCAAGGCTGAGCATCCTGTCAACGTCCTCCTCCCGGCAGTAGTCTGGCCTTGTCTCAAATGTCATCCCAACGCAACGAACCGGCGATGTCTCGTTGAACCGCTGGGCATCATCCACCTTCACATAACCGTGGTGATTGGGCATATCAACCCTTACACCGCTCAGCCTGGCTCCAAAGTCCACCATGGCCTCAAGGCAACTGGATATGAACCATTCCTGGTAGCAGAGGCTGTGGGACGGGAAGGTGCCCCCCATGACTATGAGTTCCACCTTGTCAACAGGGTGGCCTATGCTGTGTAGCTGCTCAAGGCGATTGTAGACCTGCCTGTAGGGGTGGAAATCGTACATTCTGGCCCTAAGGGCGGCTGGTTCCTCTCCTGTATAGCTGGGGGGTGCCTTTTCACTTTCAGGGCAGTACAGGCACCTTCCATGGGGGCATTCATGGGGGTGGCACATGACTGCCACAACGGCAACACCCGATATTGTCCTGGTGGGTTTTTTTCTGAGGAGATTTTCGATCAATTTCTTTTCTTCTGGAGCAGCATGTTCAAGGATTTCTGAGTTACTCATGAATTTTTCAAGCCCAAAGTCACGACAAACCCTGTGTTTAGCCCTTTCAAGTTCCTTCCTTGTTTTTATCTGACCAGATATTATATCATCGATTATCCGGCGACACGCTTCCCTCATTATATTCACCGTAAGTTCACTGGTAGATATGTTTTCATTCGATTCCCTTTCTCATAAGGTTCAGCGTCCTTATTATATCTGTCCTTGAAATTATACCCTTCAGTTTACCGTCACCCATCACAGGGAGCCTTCCAAGCTGGTGGCGGTTCATTTTTTCAAGGACAGAGG
This genomic interval carries:
- a CDS encoding tRNA uridine(34) 5-carboxymethylaminomethyl modification radical SAM/GNAT enzyme Elp3, whose product is MREACRRIIDDIISGQIKTRKELERAKHRVCRDFGLEKFMSNSEILEHAAPEEKKLIENLLRKKPTRTISGVAVVAVMCHPHECPHGRCLYCPESEKAPPSYTGEEPAALRARMYDFHPYRQVYNRLEQLHSIGHPVDKVELIVMGGTFPSHSLCYQEWFISSCLEAMVDFGARLSGVRVDMPNHHGYVKVDDAQRFNETSPVRCVGMTFETRPDYCREEDVDRMLSLGVTRVELGVQTIYNYIYQRIRRGHSIGDVIESNRILRDSGIKVAMHLMPGLFSDFDRDLRIFRRIFQDPSFRPDMLKIYPCLVTRGSELYNLWERGLYKPYSTEEAVDLIVEIKKMMPPWVRTMRIQRDIPSQLIVDGVRKSNLGELVYRRLEEEGIRCRCIRCREVGHMSRRGVSVNEDAVTVIVEEYDATGGREFFISAEDPENDVLIGFLRLRFPSENAHRPEIDDKTALVRELHVYGSMIPIGERRDTVGQHRGYGEELLSRAETIASDGGMEKIMVTSGIGAREYYSKFGYRREGPYMSKKLQED